The Chiloscyllium punctatum isolate Juve2018m chromosome 30, sChiPun1.3, whole genome shotgun sequence genome includes a region encoding these proteins:
- the LOC140455626 gene encoding uncharacterized protein encodes MEEKLFKCEVCNQDFMQFSMLMQHQSIHSLEKPFTCEVCNKSFSQSSHLRTHRYIHTGEKPFRCEVCDKAFTTSTTLLTHQRLHTGEKPFSCEVCDKSFSQSSQLRTHRYVHTGEKPFKCEVCDKAFATSTILLTHQRIHTGEKPFRCEVCDKSFLHSSQLCVHQRVHTGEKPFTCKFCDKSFSRLSNFSLHQRIHTGEKPFTCELCDKSFSRSSHLRLHQRFHTGEKPFKCEFCDKSFTQSSNLRTHQRIHTGEKPFTCEFCDKSFSHSSHLRLHQRIHTGEKPFTCEVCNKSFSRSSRLLNHQRIHTGDKPFTCSLCNKSFSRSSTLLTHQRIHTGEKPYTCKVCDKSFSDSSTLRVHRRIHTGEKPYTCKMCDKSFSQSSKLRRHQRLHTGERPFRCEVCEKTFTDSCTFLRHQRIHEGEKPFK; translated from the coding sequence atggaagagaAACTTTTCAAGTGTGAGGTGTGCAACCAAGATTTCATGCAGTTTTCAATGCTCATGCAACACCAAAGTATCCACAGCCTGGAGAAGCCATTCACTTGTGAAGTTTGCAACAAATCATTTTCGCAGTCATCACACCTCCGCACACATCGATACATTCAtacaggggagaaaccattcaggTGTGAAGTTTGTGATAAAGCTTTCACAACATCTACAACTCTCCTGACTCACCAACGTCTTCACACAGGAGAGAAACCCTTCAGCTGTGAGGTGTGTGATAAATCATTCTCGCAGTCATCACAACTCCGCACACATCGATATGTTCATACAGGGGAGAAACCTTTCAAATGTGAAGTTTGTGATAAAGCTTTTGCGACATCTACAATCCTCCTGACTCACCAACGCATTCACACAGGAGAGAAACCCTTCAGGTGTGAGGTGTGTGACAAATCATTTTTACACTCATCTCAACTTTGTGTACACCAAcgtgttcacactggggagaaaccgTTCACTTGCAAGTTCTGTGACAAATCATTCTCACGTTTATCAAACTTCAGCCTCCACCAACgtattcacacaggggagaagccattcacgtgtgagttgtgtgacaaatcattctcGCGTTCATCACACCTCCGCTTGCACCAACGctttcacactggggagaaaccattcaagtGTGAGTTCTGTGACAAATCATTCACTCAGTCGTCTAACCTCCGTACACACCAACgcattcacactggggagaaaccattcacatgCGAGTTCTGTGACAAATCATTCTCGCATTCATCACACCTCCGCCTCCACCAACGCATTCACACCGGGGAAAAACCATTCACTTGTGAGGTGTGTAACAAGTCATTTTCACGCTCATCCCGTCTCCTAAATCACCAACGCATACATACAGGGGACAAACCATTCACATGCAGCTTGTGTAATAAGTCATTTTCACGGTCGTCAACCCTCCTCACCCACCAACGCATTCACACCGGAGAGAAACCGTACACATGCAAGGTATGCGACAAATCATTCTCAGACTCATCGACCCTCCGCGTGCATCGACgcattcacactggagagaaaccATACACTTGCAAAAtgtgtgacaaatcattctcACAGTCATCTAAACTCAGGAGACACCAGCGTTtgcacacaggggagagaccattcagatgTGAGGTTTGTGAGAAGACTTTCACTGACTCTTGTACTTTCTTGAGACACCAGAGGATTCATGAAGGGGAAAAACCCTTCAAATGA